ttcattctATACATGTATATACCATATAGTGTCCTTTTGCTTATTGAATAGACATATTATTGTGGTTATTCTTGATTTGAAAGATCATAATaatgttcttttgttttttttttaagagaaaatCATTAATTTAAGATAAGAGATACAGTTGCAGTTTATCTTAAAATACCTAATACAAATTTAACTAAAAAGTATAATatgatgaaagaaaaaagatttataAAAGGTGATACCTTCTGACATTCTGCGTCTCaaaatatttgtcatattttGATTCTCATAAGtctatttgattaatttttggtgataaattggataaaattagttaatattgaattattttttaaaaatccaaaCTAAATGAGAAGTACGATATAAGTCacaatttatctaaaaaaaatacatctcaATATATCGATTGAACTTTATATAGTttgattcttaaaaaaaaaatatgataattaaaagctcacatttttacttttttggtgATTCAAATTTACGATCTTAAACttagagatgattaatatgtaCTTGCTACTTACCATCTGATCAACTCCTCGTCAATGGAGAAAGTACCAAGTGGTTGGGAATATGCTTTGCTCATGTTATTACATACATTTATTTTAGGTCTTTTGCTTTCTAGGATGTCTTAATCCTCCtattagaaaatttaattttatgtcaatctatatataaagaactatatttattactttaattttgtataatattagtATAAGATGAATTTAAATAATAGAGAAATATAGTAAGTGGGAAATAATCATAAAGTGAATCTCATTTTGTATTTGACTGATTATCTATCATTTATTCTAGATTAtcgatcaatttttttatagaattatATGCAATCATTTTTTAAGTGTAAATAACTTTTATACTTTCTAtgcataaaattacaaaaatcgaataaattaaatattttatgagaaaaatatttttttcttttcaacaaaAAACTTGTTCCGATGAATCGTTaagacattttaactttgttgaaGAAGGTGATTAAAAATAggttataaaaaatattctcaTGGAAGTACCCCtggttattaattaattaattcttaaacAAACAATATTAAGATTATGTACAAATTAGTTTTGTTAAATAAACATATAGTAATAAAGTGAATAGGAAAGAACAATAATACCAAATAAacatattgagaaaaaaaaggatCTTTGCCTTGTAAAAtatcaatcaaacaaaaaaaaaaagaagcaagagATACCATATCTagagaatatatttaaaaaaattataagaggccctattatttttttccaacttTACACAAATCTTTCAACTTTTCACTGATATGGACATTGACCAAAATTGTAATTAGTCTCCATTTTACTAATTACCAATCCTATTTTAAGGTGAATTTTTCTTGGTTTTAAGTCTTAAATTAAACTTTCTTTCTAAGTGGTCCCCCGAGAATTAAATAGGAAGAAggatttgtgatttttttttccaaattctCATTGATGACTATTCTCTCTCcctcccttctttttttttataaaaaaaatgcgCAAGTACTCCTCAACCTATATCTGAAAtttcagagatacacttatactatactaaaatCCTATAATAAGATCCTGTTACCCccagaacttattttataagtaattttctaccccttttttaGCATACGTGgtactagtttgaaaaaaaaaagtcaaccaatcTGGGCTCACAaaatagtgccacgtagaccaaaaaaggggtaaaaaattattaataaaataagttcagggggtaatagaaccttagtatagtataagtatatctctgagatttcgagcatagattgagggggtacttgtgcattatccaaaaaaaaaactaaaataattaaaactagattaattataataaaagttaagTTTGGTTTTTGAGCTGAGAATTTatgtgaaataatttttatcatgaATGTgtccataaataaaattttcctttgtcatcattttttaaactttttgaaGAGATTTGCCAAACCTTAGTCACCCTTTTTGTCTTGTTTCTAATTGACATAGTACTATGTTTCTTTTGCCACCTTAAATTCAAATCAACCTAAAATAAACAACATACTCCTTTAACTTTTTCAAAAGGTTGTCCATGTTTATTCAGAATTATTACAAGGTGTTTCTCTTTATTCGATAAAAATTCGATTATTATAGTGAAATGTTATCGTAGAGATATAACTATAGTATCAAACGTAAATCATCCTGTTTTCTTGACTTTTTattgatacatttttgtttatcatgttttctCTTATAAGAATTGTCGAGAAAATTCACAATTGCTATTTTTCGAAATGTATATTCAATCACTAATCCTATAGCAAATCAAAATTACACTAGGCAAATCTGATGCGATGAACTCTTACCGATAAATTGGGTAAGCtttctcttttttatatttggtCAAACATATGCAGGGGATTTTGCTGAGTCATGTTTGCAATGGTGGATGTTGGAGTTTGAACCAGAATTTATTGGGTGGGGATGAGACTTTGGGGTATCAATTTTtgtctaaagaaaaaaattaacattgaTGAGAGTGGGGTCGGGCGGATTTATCATTGAAATTATGAATtcgattaaatttttaataatttcgCGCAAGAATATATCCTAGACAATGAAAGAAGTTTTAGGTGGTGTTGGGTCCCATTTCCTTATCCTAACAAAgaatctagaaaaaaaaattgatagaaaAACTGATAACGAGCCCAACACACTGTACAAAGCATCCCGCGTTTACATAAGGTCCAGGAAAGAGTTACACCCTAAGAGGATGTAATGCATGTAGTCGATTTGACACAAAGTGATTGATTCTATAACTTGAATCCGTGACTTACATGTCACACAGAGATAACTTCCCTTCTGATAgaataactaataatataacaaatttGCTCGATATTtcgaaaaaaagaagataaaataaagatGCTAGTTTATTCACAAGCATTAGTCTCCTCAACCAACTCAAAGGACCTAAGGTGAAACCAAGCATCCTAGGCTTCCAGCCTGCATTACAAAATTGTTGTCTTCAAGCTACAACTTTATCTGCCTCAGATACATGATCTTCAACCTTGTCAAAATCGAAACTCTTAGCAACATCAAAGAAGTGAGCTACGGCTTCTTCAGGCGTACCCACGAGCACACCGTGGCCAAGATTGAGGATGTGACCACTACTCCCTGCACTCTTGACAACCCTGTCAAAGAAAAACAGTCAGATCCTTTTCCCAGAACTAGAAGAGATGTCGAATGCTCCGTGGAGCCCTTTCAAACGAACTATCTAACACCAACCACCTCCATCGGTTTTTCGTATTTTTCATGGTTTCATCAGAAATCATTGAACACAGGCACTATTCGCGTTAAAGTGGTACATGAACAAGAAAACATCTTCCAACTACTACCTTATCATATCTATAATAAACTCAAATATAtaagtggagaagggtagaggAGCGAAGTCAGAGTATTTAAGTTTGTAATTTGTTAGCGATGATTATAGCTTAAGGTTCAGTTATACAACAACAAACCTTTTAATTTCATCTGTCAATGCAGGAAGAGGACAAAACAAGGTAGCGGGATCCACATTCCCCTGTATACCAATATCTGTTCCTAGTCGCCGCCTTCCATCTGCCATATCAACTGTCCAGTCAAGTCCAATTACATCAACTCCAGTTGTTTTCATCCGTTCAAGAAGTCCACCATTTCCGTTAATGTAGAGCACAAGAGGTGTTTGTGGGCactttcttttaattatacCAACTATCTGCATTCAAAAATCTGAGAGGTGTTCAAAATGGAAATAGAATGAGAGAAAGTTTACataatgattaataaagaaatgACATTTCGACACAACCAGCTATTAAATCACCCAAAGAATCCTCCTCTAATCCAAACATCATTCATGATATGTAACACTTATGACTCTAATGTATGAACCTTATTTCCATGCCTAATCCACTAACTACTTTAAGGACTCATcagttatatatatatgcatcaGATATCATATGCAACGCTACTCTTCctaaaatcacataattttaacTGATTACCAAACATGCCTTGAAAGCATTATTGAACAACTAAGACTTCCTGGGATGCTTCAATGTTACCCAAATTAGAAATCCAGTAAATTTTCGCAATTGACCACCCCATCCAATCTATGCCCCCATACGAATGTGCTATTTGGGCACAAGGAATTGTTTGTTTCCCTGactaaccaaaaaaaatgaataatctaGCCTACCTCATCAATATAAGGCTTTGACCAGCAGTCCCACATATGAGGTGGGAGTTGTCCACCCCATGAATCAAATATCTGGATGCAATGAGCTCCAGACTCCACTTGATACACAATATACTCAGCAATTGCTTTTGATAAATGAGATAACAAAGCTCTCAAAACATGAGGAGCGGTATGGCACATGTCCTTAATCTTCGTATATGTACGAGTTGTACCTCCTTCAACTATGTAGGTAGCAATTGTCCAAGGCGCTCCGACAAAACCCAAAATTGCAGCTTGTTCTCCAACCTGACATTTCGTGGGAGAGGAAAAATCCTTAGCTTTTAATACTTTGTCGCATTTAACTTTAGATCAAGAGACATCATAATAAGAATCCTTTCAGCACAAATAGCATGGAATTAACAAAAATACCTCCTTCCTCAAAATACTAAGTGAGTCTCCCACAAATTGTAGTTTCTCCAAGTCAATGGAGTGCAATGCTTTCAATCCCTCTTCAGAACGAATGGGAGACTGAATGACTGGGCCTCTTACATCTTCAATGTCAAATTGGACACCAAATGCAGGTAGCGGGGTAAGTATGTCCGAAAAGATGATTACACCATCTGGATGAAAAGCTTCCCAGGGCTGCAAAGAAATTTCCACAATGAGATCAGTTGTCTCTGATCTCTCTCTGAAGGATGGATGTTTCTCCGCAAGCTTTCGGTAAACAGCCATATACCTTCCCGCTTGACGCATCATCCAAGCGGGTGGGCGACTCACCCGTTCTCTTCTTGCAGCCTTCACCAAAAGAGGATCTGAAAAACATACATTTGGAAGCACAATGTTGAGTTCCCCACAAAGAATCTGAAAGATGAACTGAAGTGACACAGAAAACCTGATAGCTTGAACTAACCCTCAATCCCCCTCTCTGGCGCAGAGGGACAAAAGAGCTTGTAGGTACGTAAACACTATACACTCTTACAACAAGAAAGCTTTTGCATTATTAGGGTATCTATAATGCAGTTTTAGGATCTGGCAAGATCAAGTAAACCAATAGCAACTAAGCAACATGGTTCCGCTATGAACAGTTAACACCTTGAATCGTGACTAGAGCACCGTTTTAAGTTTATCAGTTTATCTCAGTATTTGCTCATAATGGAAGAGAGGGAGTAATTGAAATTCTGGAGACACATTCTTTAAGACTACAATGTAACCAAAATTAAATCTAATATCCAACCAGATATACAATCATAAGCTACAATGCAGAGGGATAAAACAATTTATACCATTGCATTCCTGAAGGATCTGGAAATATGTTAACCATTCAATAAGAAGGTACTAATATGAAATAATCATTACACATGTCATAGATATAATTGTAAGGGTACTTTATTTACCAAGTTCTAAGAGTGATAAAAGTATTTGAGAAAATGTAATGTTACACATCAATGATAACGACAACATACTGTAAGAGTACAAAGAATCACAAGGCAAGAGATAAGTTGCATTCTGAATCCTCACCAAAAAGTTGCAGCTTGCTCGTAACTACAATTTTAAGAAAACTGAACAAAGTGATCCACCTTCTAAGAACTTCTCTAGCTTCTCGCCTTTTCACAGACACCCTAATTAAGCATTATGATCCATCTTCATAGAACCATCCACCTACGCTACTACAAATACTACTCTCTCTTCCCGCCTGTAATTTCTATGCTAGTAATGTGTACTTGTGTAGCAATGGATGAGCTCATGGTTGAACTACTGTAGTCAAGACTTGAGCTTGATCGAGGATGCTTGATTACGCATAAAGCTAGATCTTTCTTCCTTTCCATCATCAAATACGATACACAATTCCATTCACCTCAAAAGCCCATTTGTTAAGACGTAAGATCCTGATTTACTCGATAGAAAACCCAAACCACAGTTTACTGGGACTGAGTATCTTACCAAAATCTACACCGAAGGATAAACATATGTTACTCCCTCCATCTCATTTTACTCCTGAATTACTATAACATGTAGTCAAAAAGAATTTCCTTCAACTATAGTTCTTCAACATCGGTTAAGCATTATATTTTACTATAATACCTCAATCTAGTTCctaaatatttaaactttacCCAAAACTTTACGGAATCATACCTGAATGCACA
The sequence above is a segment of the Solanum lycopersicum chromosome 10, SLM_r2.1 genome. Coding sequences within it:
- the LOC101260578 gene encoding uroporphyrinogen decarboxylase 1, chloroplastic, translating into MAMAFSPLTTSGCSSYCNLGLSWKSSSLFVELGFVSNGSKGVSAKPAKLNASKVFRACASSSNSDPLLVKAARRERVSRPPAWMMRQAGRYMAVYRKLAEKHPSFRERSETTDLIVEISLQPWEAFHPDGVIIFSDILTPLPAFGVQFDIEDVRGPVIQSPIRSEEGLKALHSIDLEKLQFVGDSLSILRKEVGEQAAILGFVGAPWTIATYIVEGGTTRTYTKIKDMCHTAPHVLRALLSHLSKAIAEYIVYQVESGAHCIQIFDSWGGQLPPHMWDCWSKPYIDEIVGIIKRKCPQTPLVLYINGNGGLLERMKTTGVDVIGLDWTVDMADGRRRLGTDIGIQGNVDPATLFCPLPALTDEIKRVVKSAGSSGHILNLGHGVLVGTPEEAVAHFFDVAKSFDFDKVEDHVSEADKVVA